From the genome of Croceibacterium atlanticum:
GCGCATCATATGCAGTAGGTACCGGCATGGCCGGCGCGACATAATCGGGCGTGAACGAGCAGGCCGACGTACCGAGGAGCAAAAACGCGGCGAGCAAAAGCCGCCGCCTTTTCACGGCGATGCCCGGCCCTTTCCCATAGGGCCATTCCCGAGATTGCAACATTGGTACACCGTCCCTCGTCAACCCAACCAGGCAAGCAGTCCGCGTTACCACAACGCTGGCCACTTGCGACGACTGGTCGTCAAATTTTAGTTTGCCGCCGGAGCCTTGGCTTTGGAGCCCGGACGGCATCCGCAGGAGCGGCAACGGCATCGCCCCCCTGGAAGTCACCGCGTCCAGACATCGAAAACTCTACGAGCCCGCTGCTGCGCATCCTCTATCGAGAATGCGGCCCCGACGGCATCTCGCCATTCCGCAACCGCAGCGCTTACATCCGCCAGCGACGCCTGTCGGTTTTGCTCTACCTCCATAACAATTTCCGGCCATTGCGACAGCAATGGGAATTGAAACGGGGACACCTGCGGTGCGGCACCTGCCTGCGTAAATACCGCAAGACCTTGGGACGCAATTTTCGCCTGTCGCTGCGCGGCTACGCGGGCGACCTCGAACAAGGCCTGCCCCAGTTTTTGATTGGCACTTACAAGCGAAGTCATTTGATCAAATGGATAGCTCATCCGAAAACTTTCCTGACTGAAACGATAGGCATATCTGGAGAATGATCGCCCAAGGAAGAAATCAAAGTCACCCGTTAACCATATACTACCCGCTATTCATGGTAGGAACGGATCCTGCAAAAAAAGCAGCTAGCGCCGAAGTAAGGCAGACCACGGCCTGAGCAATTTCTTCGGGCCCTCCTCGCCGGCCAACCGGAATGGAAGATATTATCTTCGCGCGCACAGCGTCAGGCACAGTAGCCACCATGGCAAACCGAGACCACATCGCAGCCGACTGCCTTCAAAGCTTTTGCAATTGCGGTGCCAATGCCGCGCGTAGCGCCAGTGACGAGTGCCAAACTAGACATAAGAATCCATATTCTCAGCGCGACTTTAACTCCGGAACAGATTTTTCTGTTCGCGAAGAATCATATGTATACGCACGAGTATACCTTCGCTTATGATTGAGGTCCAGCGGATGCGAATCGCATTCCTAAAAAAGGAGATTTTGCGATCATGCCTGACCGCACTCCCAATGCTGCGCCCCATGCCCGTACCGGTCGACCAACAGTGACGGCCGGCAAGCGGCTTGGCGCTCATATTCTGGAGGTCGCCAGCAAGAATTTCCTTCAGCATGGGTACGAAGGCGCGAACATGGATGAAATCGCAACAGACGCTCAAGTTACGAAGCGGACACTATATCGGCGATACGGATCGAAGATCGGCCTATTCGGGGCTGTCATTGACCATGAACGGACCTGCTTTATCGAAGCGCTGGTTGTCCAGACGGAAGGAACCAGCGTTCGTGAGCGCATTTCGGTTGCTGCCCAAAACATCCTAGATGGATTTTTAACGCCGAAAGTGATCGACTTTGACAGGCTTAAGGCGGAAATTGAAAGACTTGTCCCCGATTATTCGGACAATGCACTGCAGATTGTAACAAGCCATTGGGTCGATATCATACGCGAGACGCTCTTGGCCGATCCGGAAACTGCAAAATACGATAACGATGAGATCGAAGACATTGCTTCGTTACTGCTGGACACGCTCGTGCTCGCGCCACGTATGCGTATTCGTATGCTTAAAGTTCTCGATAACACGCCTGCAGCCAAGTCAGCCCATATTGACCAAGCACTGGACTTGCTTGCGGCAGGGATACCCTCCCTGCGCCGGTAGTCGGGACCTGCGCGCCCGCCCCTCTCGATTTAAGATACACGATCAGGATGCAAGAATCTCATGGTAGATAGAGACCCGCAGCATAGCGATCCCCTGGACGGTTTCGCCCAGACTTTGGACCGTATGGCCGCTTCTTCAATCGCTCAAGCAACCAGCGGATTGTCACCTGCTACCCTCTTCATGGCAATATCCGATTGGGCCATTCACATGGCGAGTTCTCCGGGCAAACAGCTTCAGCTTTCTGCAAAAGCAGCGCGCAAATCTGCCCGGCTGCTCGACTACGCGGTACGAAAAGCCCGTGATCCTGACGCCGCGCCCGCAATCGAGCCTTTGCCGCAGGATCATCGCTTCGTCGATCAAGCCTGGCAGAAGCCCCCCTTCAACCTTATCGCCCAGTCTTTCCTGCTTAATCAGCAGTGGTGGCATGCGGCGACGAGCGGTATCGATGGCGTCTCACGCCATCATGAGGATATTGTGAATTTTGTGGCGCGCCAGTTTCTCGACTATTTTTCGCCCAGCAATTTTATCGCTACCAATCCCGTTCTTCTCAAGCGCATCGCCGATACCGGAGGGCAATGCCTGGCGGACGGCGCCGCCCATTGGCTCGAAGATATGCAGCGCCAGTTCCGCGGCGAACCGCCAGTCGGCACCGAGGCTTTCAAACCCGGTGAAACCGTGGCGACCGCCAAGGGCAAAGTCGTCTTCCGCAACCAGCTGGTCGAACTTATCCAGTATGAACCGACAACAGACAAGGTGCGACCGGAGCCCGTGCTGATCGTACCTGCATGGATCATGAAATATTATATTCTGGATCTGTCGCCGGGAAATTCGATGGTCAAATGGCTGACTGCGCAGGGTTATACCGTCTTCATCCTGTCCTGGCACAATCCCGGAACGCAAGATCGCGACCTTGATCTCGATGCCTATCGCCGCCTTGGTCCAATGGCGGCGCTCGACGCCATCACTACCATTACCGGTGCGAGCAAGATTCACGCGGCTGGCTACTGCCTGGGCGGTACGTTGCTCTCAATCACTGCAGCCGCAATGGCGCGCGATCATGACGAACGCCTGGCCAGCGTCACCCTTTTGGCG
Proteins encoded in this window:
- a CDS encoding TetR/AcrR family transcriptional regulator, with protein sequence MPDRTPNAAPHARTGRPTVTAGKRLGAHILEVASKNFLQHGYEGANMDEIATDAQVTKRTLYRRYGSKIGLFGAVIDHERTCFIEALVVQTEGTSVRERISVAAQNILDGFLTPKVIDFDRLKAEIERLVPDYSDNALQIVTSHWVDIIRETLLADPETAKYDNDEIEDIASLLLDTLVLAPRMRIRMLKVLDNTPAAKSAHIDQALDLLAAGIPSLRR
- a CDS encoding PHA/PHB synthase family protein, which produces MVDRDPQHSDPLDGFAQTLDRMAASSIAQATSGLSPATLFMAISDWAIHMASSPGKQLQLSAKAARKSARLLDYAVRKARDPDAAPAIEPLPQDHRFVDQAWQKPPFNLIAQSFLLNQQWWHAATSGIDGVSRHHEDIVNFVARQFLDYFSPSNFIATNPVLLKRIADTGGQCLADGAAHWLEDMQRQFRGEPPVGTEAFKPGETVATAKGKVVFRNQLVELIQYEPTTDKVRPEPVLIVPAWIMKYYILDLSPGNSMVKWLTAQGYTVFILSWHNPGTQDRDLDLDAYRRLGPMAALDAITTITGASKIHAAGYCLGGTLLSITAAAMARDHDERLASVTLLAAQTEFSEPGELGLFIDEAQLHILKNMMWSKGFLDSSQMGGAFQILRSNDLVWSHVLGTYLMGERDEMIDLMAWNADGTRMPYAMHSEYLTRLFLNDELAEGKYTVEGRNITLSAIRAPFFVVGTERDHVAPWKSVHKIHMLTGAEVTFVLTSGGHNAGIVSEPGHKNRRYEVLTRPADGPAYDADEWRDGAQKKQGSWWTEWDAWLDARSGEPITPPAMGAADKGYAPIADAPGHYVLEK